From a single Arachis hypogaea cultivar Tifrunner chromosome 3, arahy.Tifrunner.gnm2.J5K5, whole genome shotgun sequence genomic region:
- the LOC140183666 gene encoding uncharacterized protein, with the protein MFASPIPIKMSTIFESNPSQGNLTSPARSLPISQPLQKDNYGSWCRSMHLALSGKRKIGFIDGFLQKPDPTVHLVLAECTNDIVTTWLLNSISKDIVTSVIYAGSTALLWQDLETRFSQSNAPRIFELKRSLMSLTQGSLSVSQYFTKLKILWEELNTFKPLVSCSCGGVKSIQTYLDQEYVMLFLMGLNKNLANVRSQILLSDPLPSIDKVFSLVLQEEKQCALTSP; encoded by the coding sequence ATGTTTGCTTCACCGATTCCAATCAAGATGTCCACAATCTTTGAATCGAATCCCTCCCAAGGCAACTTGACCTCTCCGGCACGGTCTTTGCCGATTTCTCAGCCGCTCCAAAAAGACAATTATGGTTCGTGGTGCAGATCGATGCATCTTGCATTGAGTGGCAAACGCAAGATTGGCTTCATTGATGGTTTTTTGCAGAAACCAGATCCAACTGTTCATCTCGTGCTTGCAGAATGCACCAACGACATCGTCACGACGTGGTTGTTAAACTCGATCTCCAAGGACATTGTCACGAGCGTGATCTACGCGGGTTCAACTGCTCTCCTTTGGCAGGACCTGGAGACTCGTTTCTCTCAAAGCAATGCACCTCGTATCTTTGAGCTGAAACGATCTCTCATGTCACTGACCCAAGGCTCTCTCTCTGTTTCACAATATTTCACAAAGTTGAAGATCCTTTGGGAAGAACTCAATACCTTCAAGCCTCTGGTCTCGTGCTCCTGCGGTGGTGTTAAATCGATTCAAACCTACCTCGATCAAGAATATGTCATGCTGTTCCTCATGGGGCTCAATAAAAATTTGGCAAATGTTAGAAGCCAAATCTTGTTATCAGATCCCCTTCCTTCAATTGACAAAGTTTTCTCTCTGGTCTTGCAAGAAGAGAAACAATGTGCACTTACTTCTCCTTAA